The region GCTCGCACACTCGCTGGTGCTGCGGAGCAGGGCGCCTGGCGCAGGGCCCACAGAGATCCCCCGCTGGAACGGGCATCCACCTCGGATTCCGGGGGATTGGGCGCAAACCAGGTGTCCACCGGTGGCAGCGCCCAAAAGCGCTCGGCCCCCACCAGGGCGCGGACCTCGGCTGGGGCGCGCGCTCTCCCGTAGTGATTCTGCTCCAACCAGAAGCAGATGGCGCTCGCCGCGGGGGCCCACAAATGCTCTGCCCCCGGTCGGATCGTGACCTCGGCGTCGTAGACGACGCGACCTTCTGGGTTCTTGGCGGTCAACGTGTGACGGCCGGACGGGAACCTCAGGGACAAGCCGGCGGCGGGGCTCTCGGCGCTGGTGGGGTCGATGCTCACCAGAGTTTTGCCGTCCACCGACACGATCAGCCGCTCCGGGGTGAGATTGAGCACCCGCACCCGAGGGTGGGTGAAGGTCCAGCCCACTGGGGCCGCCACCAACGCCAGTACCACCCCGGCGTACACCCATGGCGCCGGCGCCGGGTGGGGAACCGCGCGGGGTTCGCTGCGTCCGTCGTTGGCCCGCGCAAGCTCGTCGGCAAACCGGGGGTGGGTGCAGGCCAGCCCTTCCGGCACCCACCAAACCGCGCGTTCCGTGGCCGTGTGCCCATCCCCGCGCCGCGGTCGCCAGAGCCAACGCACCAAGATCGGCAAGACGGCCACCCCCATCACCATCACTGTGTGGGCAAAGAGGGACAGCCCTTCGAAGGTGAGCGGAAGTGCGATGGACGCAGTGGCCGCAAGCAGACAGCCGGCCAGAGACGCAGACAGATCTCGCGTCAGACCTCGCGTTGCATGTCGCAGGCAGCCCTCGCAGTAGGGTACGATGAGCGATTGGCCCGAGCTGGATTCGACGCGACTGACCCCTGCGACCGCGCCGCAACACGCGCACTCTGGTGGTACCAATGCACCGCCGGAGGAAATCACCACGACCCGGGCACTGATTCCGCCCGGCCGGCCGAACCTGATAGACTGAAGATGGGGAACGCTGCCTGCGTCATCCCCGGGGTCGACTCCGACCATCTCGGCTAGGTTTACACGTTACGAACCCCTGATGCTGGTGGAACCCGCAACCGGTCTGCTCATTGCCGGCAAGTACAAGCTGCTGGAGCGCATCGGTGTAGGCGGCATGAGCGAGGTCTACCAGGCCGAGAACGTGCTCATCGGTCGCGTCGTGGCCCTCAAGCTCCTGAACCCGGCGCAAGCGGGCGACCGAAACCAATCGGCCCGCTTCTTCCAGGAGGCGCAGTCCGTCAGCCGCATCCGTCATCCGGGCTTGGTCGACATCCTCGACGCCGGGCAAGGGGAGACCGGCCCCTACATCGTGATGGAGTACCTGCGAGGGGAAAGCGTGGCTCGGGTGCTCGCCCGCCTGGGCAAGCTGACCGTCGCCGCCGCGGTGGGCACCATGCTTCCGGTGCTCGACGCGCTGAGCGCTGCCCACGAGGCGGGCATCATCCACCGCGACCTGAAGCCCGAGAACATCTTCTACTCGATCGACGAGCGCGGGGAGCTGGTGGTGAAGCTCCTCGACTTCGGCATCGCCAAGATGCTCTGGCCCGCGGCGCCCACGCCCCGCACCAGCACCGGCGTGGTGTTCGGCACTCCGGACTATCTTTCCCCCGAGCAAGCCAACGGCGAGGTCGTGCTGAATGGGCGCAGCGACCTATTCGCCGTGGGCGTGGTGCTGTACGAGCTGCTCACGGGAACGCGTCCGTTCCACGCGCCCACCACGGTAGCCACCGCTTACAAGATCGCCCACGCTCGCACCCCACTGCTGCGGGACAACGGTGGGCCGAACGAGCCCACCATCGACGCCATCTTGCAGCGCGCCTTGGCCAAGCGCCCGGACGAGCGCTACCCGAGCGCCGCCGAAATGGCGCGAGAGATCGCGACCTTGTGCACGCCGCAGGAAATGGAGCGCGCGCTCCTTTCCGTCGTGGAGCCCGCCGCCGCCAACAGCGTCAGCGGCGTCCGGTCGCGGAACGATTTCCAAGTGGTTCCGAGCCGCACCAACAAGGGGATCGGCGAGAGCTGGAGCGAGCCGCCTCCGGCCGAAAACCCGCGCATCGGCGACACGCGCCCTTCTCTGGACTTCGTGCCGCGTCGTCCGACGCCCCCGCGGCTCTCGCGGCCTCCGGCGGAGGTGCCCACGCGAGAGTCCGCGCTGCACACGCCCACTCCCACGCCGGCGTCCCTGGGCCGGTCGTTGCCCGCTCGCTTCGTGGGCCAGTGCCACGCCCGGGGCATCGTGCTGCGCGCCTTCGATCAGTACCTGCTGAAGAGCTTCGGTCCGGTGAGCCGCAATGGAATCATCGAGTCCTTGGGCCCCGCGGCGGTAGACGACTTGGTGCAGGGCACGGTGCAGGCGATCGTGTATTACGACCTGGATCTGGTGACGCGTTACATCGAGCGCGCCACGACCAACCTGTGCCGAGGCAATCCGGCCTGGTGTCGCATGGCCGGTGAAGCATCCGTCACCGGGGAGCTGGCCCAGGTGCTCAAGATGGCGCTGCGGCCCGATCACTTCTCCACCATTCTCCGCCGGCTGGTCCCGGTGCTCAGTCGCCTGTTCGACTTCGGCATCTGGGAAGTGGAGGGTGGTGAGAAGCTCAGCACGGTGCGGGTCGCGGATTTCGAGCCCGCGTCCCTGGGACTTCGCATGTGGCTCGTGGGCGTGATCGAAGGCTCCCTCGCCGCCTGTGATGCCAACACGCTGGTGACGATTTCCCGCGGTGAAGCGGCCTTCGC is a window of Polyangiaceae bacterium DNA encoding:
- a CDS encoding serine/threonine protein kinase, translated to MLVEPATGLLIAGKYKLLERIGVGGMSEVYQAENVLIGRVVALKLLNPAQAGDRNQSARFFQEAQSVSRIRHPGLVDILDAGQGETGPYIVMEYLRGESVARVLARLGKLTVAAAVGTMLPVLDALSAAHEAGIIHRDLKPENIFYSIDERGELVVKLLDFGIAKMLWPAAPTPRTSTGVVFGTPDYLSPEQANGEVVLNGRSDLFAVGVVLYELLTGTRPFHAPTTVATAYKIAHARTPLLRDNGGPNEPTIDAILQRALAKRPDERYPSAAEMAREIATLCTPQEMERALLSVVEPAAANSVSGVRSRNDFQVVPSRTNKGIGESWSEPPPAENPRIGDTRPSLDFVPRRPTPPRLSRPPAEVPTRESALHTPTPTPASLGRSLPARFVGQCHARGIVLRAFDQYLLKSFGPVSRNGIIESLGPAAVDDLVQGTVQAIVYYDLDLVTRYIERATTNLCRGNPAWCRMAGEASVTGELAQVLKMALRPDHFSTILRRLVPVLSRLFDFGIWEVEGGEKLSTVRVADFEPASLGLRMWLVGVIEGSLAACDANTLVTISRGEAAFAPQLVLDVSPRY